The DNA region CCCAGCGCCTCGCGCCGGAGTCCAGGATCGTCTACGTCGACAACGACCCGCTGGTCCTCGCCCACGCGCGCGTGCTGCTGACCTCCTCGAAGGAGGGGGCCACCGACTACGTGGACTCCAGCCTCTACGAGCCGGACCTCATCCTGGCGGAGGCCGCCCGGACCCTGGACCTCTCCCGCCCGACCGCCCTGATCCTCAGCGGCATCCTCGGTCACGTCGCGGACTACGACCGGGCCCGCACCCTCGTCAGTGCCCTCGTGGACGGCCTCCCGTCGGGCAGCTACCTGTGCGTCAACGACGGCTCCCGCGGCACCGACCCGGCGTACGAGGCGGCCCAGGACGGCTACAACGAGACCGGCGCGGTCCCGTACTTCCTCCGTCCCGTCTCCCAGATCGAGGCGTTCTTCGAGGGCCTCGAACTCGTCGAGCCCGGGGTCGTCTCGGTCCCGCTGTGGCACCCGGAGAAGTCGGACACGGCCCCGACGCCGATCGGCCAGCACGGGGGCCTGGGCCGCAAGCCCTGACCGCACCCCGTACGAACGCAGGCGGTCGCCTCCCACGGGAGGCGACCGCCTGGATGCTTGAAAGGCCCGGGGGCCTTATGACTTCACTCCGGCCGCCTCCGTGACCTCGGCCCGACCGTCGCCCGCGTCTCCGGCCGGGGACACGGCCTGCGCGGCCGTCCGCTGCCGCGGCAGGAAGGCGGCGAGAGCCAGCGCGAGGAGCGCCGCACCCGCACCGATGGCCATGACCACCTTGAAGCCGTTCTCGGAGGGCAGGGCGACCGAGCCGAAGTCCGTGGTCATCTGCGCCAGTACGACACCGGCGACGGCGCTCGCGAACGACGTACCGATGGACCGCATCAGGGTGTTGAGGCTGTTGGCGGCGGCCGTCTCGGACGCGGGCACGGCGCCCATGATCAGCGCGGGCATCGCGCCGTAGGCGAAGCCGACACCGGCGCCGATGACGCAGGAGACCAGGACGAGGTGCCAGACCTCGGACATCAGCAGGATGTTCAGGCCGTAGCCGGCGGCGACGATGACGGCACCCGTCATCAGGGTGATCTTCGGGCCCTTGGTCTTGGTGATCGCGGCGGAGACCGGCGCCATCGCCATCATCACCAGGCCCTGCGGGGCCAGCACCAGACCGACGGTCATCATGGACTTGCCGAGGCCGTAACCGGTCTGCTCGGGCAGCTGGAGCAGCTGCGGAAGCACCAGCGACATCGCGAACATCGAGAAGCCGAACGCGATCGAGGCGAGGTTGGTGAACAGCACCTGCCGGCGGGCGGTGGTCCGCAGATCCACCAGCGGCTGGCTGGTCCGCAGCTCGTAGAAGCCCCACGCCACCAGTACGACGGCCGCGACGGCGAACAGGCCGAGCGTCGTTCCGCTGCTCCAGCCCCAGTCGGCGCCCTTGGAGATGGCCAGCAGCAGGGAGACCAGCGCGGCCGACAGACCGAGCGAGCCGACCAGGTCGAAGCGCCCGCCGGTACGCACCTTCGACTCGGGCACGATCGTCAGGACGAGCGCGAAGGCGACGGCACCGAGAACCGCGGAGACCCAGAACAGCACGTGCCAGTCGTAGTTGTCGGCGATGAACGCGGCGGACGGCAGACCCAGCGCGCCGCCCACACCCAGCGAGGCGCTCATCATCGCGGTGGAGCCGGCGAGCCGCTCGGAGGGCAGTACGTCACGCATGATGCTGATGCCGAGCGGGACGACACCGGCCGCCAGGCCCTGCAGCGCCCGGCCGACGATCATCGGGACCAGGGAGTCGCTGAACGCGGCCACCACCGAGCCGCTCACCAGCAGGACGATGCTGACCAGCAGCATCCGCCGCTTGCCGAACATGTCGCCCAGGCGCCCGACGACGGGGGTCGCGACAGCGGCGGCCAGCAGGGTGGCGGTCACCGCCCAGGCGGCGTTCGACGCCGAGGCGTCCAGGTACTTCGGCAGCTCCGGGACGATCGGGATCACCAGGGTCTGCATCAACGAGACGACGATTCCGGCGAAGGCCAGGACCGCCACCACGGCGTTCGACCTCGGCCGGGCGGAATCCCCGGCCTCGGCGGATCGGACAAGGGCGTCGGACATCGTGCTGCCTCCGTCGGAAGGGTCAATGGATTTGCTTGACTCACTCAACGATATGCAGGATTGATTGACTTACGCAAGTTGATTCGGGCGACAGTGCCGCAAAGACAGGGCAAAGGGGGAAGGGGAGGGTGTCCGGTGCTGCCCGGTGCCTCAGAGCAGCGTCGGCGCGTGGAACATGCCGAGGCCGGAGGTCAGGTCGCGGTCCAGCCAGTAGCGGCGCGGTTCGGCGAGCATGACGTCGACGCTGACGCCGAGGATGCCGGGGATCCTGGCGAGTTCGTTGTCGATGAAGAGCGCCAGGGCGGAGCGGTCGGTGACCAGGCCGGTGGCGAGTACGGACATGTCGCTGGCCACGTGGGCGGCGAGCCGGGTCTGGGGGAGCCGGTCGATGCGGCGCATGACGTCGGGGGTCTCGCCGGGCGCGATCCGCAGGCGGAGCACGAACGGGGTCTGGAAGCCCAGCCAGTCCGACACGATCTCCAGGCGTGGCTGTACCCACCGCTCGTCGAGGACCCGGCGGACGACCCGGTGTGCGGTGGAGGTGGCCAGGCCCGCGGCCCGGCCGATGCTCGCGGCGGAGGCCCGGCTGTCCTGGAGCAGCTGGGCCACGACGGTGCGCTCGGCCTCGCTGAGGGGCTTGGCGGGGGGTGTCGCGGTCGCGGTGCCCTCGGTGCGGGTGCCGGTGAGTTCGAGCAGTTCGGCCCGTTCGGTGGCGGTCAGGAACTGCGGGTCCCAGGTGATGCCCCGGCGCAGGGTGCTGAGCGCGGGCAGGGCCTTGACGCGGCGGACGCCGGGCACGGAGAACATCCGGTCGATCGCCTCGCTGGTGGCCGCCTCGGAGGGGGCGTGCACGACGGCGTAGAGCGGGTAGTCGCCGGAGATCTGCGCCAGGAGCTGGAGGTGGGGCAGGTTGCGGAGACGGTCCAGAACGGCCAGCGGGGTCTCACCGGTGATGTCCAGGAAGACGTGCACCGGCATCGCCGTGGAGTGCATCCCCCAGTCGGCCTGCCCGATCACGCGGACCATCCGGGCCTCGTGCAGCCGGTCGTAACGGCGCTTCAGCGTGCCGGCGTCGGCGGACAGGATCGCGCCGATGTCGTCCCAGGTGGCCCGGGGTGCCAGGTGAAGGGCCCCGATGAGGCGCCGGTCGAGCTCGTCGAGGAGAGGGCTGGTCATAGCGCCCCACCTTAGACTGCCGATTAATCCCACCGTTACGTCCAAGGTATAGAGAATCTCTCATCAGGATGCCATTGTTCGCGAGAACATCCCTCAAATGCACGAAGAGGTACCGATGAGTGCCACCTCTGCCCAGCCACAGCCGACCGAGCCCCGGTCGAGAGTCATGCGTGCCGCGTTCCGGAGTTTCGCGGCGATCGAGAAGGTCGGGAACAGACTCCCCAACCCGTTCTGGCTGTTCTGGATCCTCGCGGGGGTGGTGATCGTCCTCAGCGCGGTACTGGCGGCGGCCGGTGTCGGCACCGTGCATCCAGGGACGCACGACACCATCGAGGTGCAGAGCCTGCTGAGCAAGGCCGGGCTCACGACGATGGTCGAGGGGGCCGTCGAGAACTTCGCGACCTTCCCGCCGCTGGCCACGATCCTCATCGTGGGCTTCGGCATCGCCGTCGCCGAGGCGAGCGGACTGTTCACGGCCATGCTGCGCCGCATGGTCGCCCGAGTGCCGGGCAAGTACCTCACCTTCGCGCTGTCGATGACGGCGATGGTCGCCCACGTCGCCGGCGACGCCGCGTACGTCACGCTCATCCCGCTCGGGGCGCTGATCTACCGCGCCGCCGGCCGCAGCCCGGTGCTCGGCTGCATCGTCGCCTACGTCTCCATCTCCGCCGGGTACGACGCCTCCCCGGCGATCACCACGACCGACGTGCTGCTGTCGTCGATCTCCACCGCTGCGGCCCACACCATCGACGCGGACTACGTCGTCACCCCGGTGGCGAACTACTTCTTCGCGCTCGCCTCGTCGGTCCTGGTGGCCCTGGTGATCACGCTCGTCGTCGACAAGGTCCTCGCCCGCCGATCGGACCTGGAGCCCGACGAGCCGGTCACCGCGCTGACCGACGACGAGCTGAAGACGATCGAGGTGACCGAGCAGCAGCGCCGCGCGCTGCGGGTGACCGGGCTGGTCGCGGCCGGCTTCGTCGCGCTGCTGGCGCTGGCCCTCGTCCCGGCGTCCTCACCCCTGCGCGGCGAGAACGGCTCCATCGTCGAATCCCCGCTGATCACAGGCATGTCGCTCGTCCTCTTCCTGTTCTTCACCCTCGTCGGCTGGGTCTACGGCCGGATGACCGGCACCTTCCGTGCCCCCGCCGACATCGTCGACGCGCTGGTCGAGGGCACGCGCACATACGCCCCGATCCTCGTTCTCTTCTTCGCGATCTCGCAGTTCCTCGCGTACTTCAAGTGGACGAACATCGGCAACGTCATCGCCATCGAGGGCGCGCAGACCCTGAAGGACATGCACCTGGGCGGCTGGACCGTGCTGGTCGGCATCGCCGTGCTGATCACCTTCATGAACCTCGTCATCACCAGCGGCTCCGCGCTGTGGGCCCTGGCCGCTCCCATCCTCGTACCCATGCTGATGCTCATCGGCATCGAGCCCGAGACCACCCAGGCCGTCTACCGCGTCGCCGACTCGGTCACCAACTGCGTCACCCCGATGAGCCCGTACTTCGCGATGGCGCTGGGCTTCATCCAGCAGCACAAGAAGTCGGCCGGCATCGGCACCCTGGCCTCCTTCACGATCCCGATCGCCGCTGTCGTCTGGGTCGCCTGGGTCGCGTTCTTCGTGGCCTGGTACCTGCTCGGCATCCCCCTGGGCGTCGGCTGACCCCGCTCTCCCGCAACAGCGCCCGCACGCCCTCGTACGAGAAGGAAGACCATGACCGCATCGCCCGCTGCCGCCGCCCTCACCGCCCGCGCCCAGGAGGTCTCGACGGAGATCGTCGGCGACATCCTGGCCCTCGTCCGCCAGGAGACCGGCAGTTACGACCTGCCCGGTCTCGCGGCCGGCCTGGACCTCCTGCGTGAACTGGCCGTCCGCCGGCTCGGGCAGCCCGACCACGAGCACCGCCACCCGGGCGGCGAGTGCGGAGACACCCTCACGATGACCTACACCGGCTCCGGTACCGGCGCCGGGCACGTCCTGCTCGTCGGCCACTACGACACCGTGTGGCCGACCGGGACGCTCGCCGGATGGGAGCAGCCTCAGGCGTCCGACGACGGGCGGGAGAAGCTCGGCGGACCGGGCATCTTCGACATGAAGACCGGCCTGGCCCAAGGGATCTGGGCCCTGAAGCTGGCCCGGGAGAGCGGGGCGCCCGTGCCCACCGTCACCTTCCTCTTCAACGGCGACGAGGAGATCGGCTCCCTGTCCTCGCGGCCGGTGATCGAGGAGGCCGCGCAGAAGGCCGACGTCACGCTGGTGCTGGAGCCGACCGCCCACGGCGCGGTCAAGACCGCCCGCAAGGGCACCGGGATCTTCCAGGTCACCGCCACCGGTGTCGAGGCGCACGCCGGGCTCGCGCCCCAGGACGGGGCGAGCGCGGTCACCGCCCTGTCGGAGTTCGTGGTCGCCGCGGCGAAGGTCGCCGCGCCCGACCGGGGCACCACGATCAACACCGGGCTCTTCAGGGGTGGTTCGGCCATCAACGTCGTCGCCGGGCAGGCCACCGCAGGCGTCGACATCCGGGTCGGCAGCCAGGCCGAACAGGACCGTGTCGACGCCGAACTGGACGCCATCGAGGTCAGCGACCCGCGCGTCCGCATCGAGATCGCACACGACTGGAACCGGCCCCCGATGACCCTCAACGCCGCCTCCGCCCCTCTCCTCGACCTCGCCCGCGAGGTCGCCCGCGAGCAGGGCCGGGGCGAGCTGCCCGACGCCGCCGTCGGCGGCGCCAGCGACGCCAACTTCGTCGCCGCGCTCGGCCTGCCGGTGCTGTGCGGCATGGGCGCGGTCGGCGACGGCGCCCACGCCCAGGGCGAGTTCATCTACCCCGACACGGTGCCCGCGCAGACGGCCCTGGTCGCGGGCCTGCTCGGCCGCCTGACGCAGCCGCTGCGCGGCTGAACGCGTCAGCGACAGACACCCGTGGGCGCGG from Streptomyces sp. NBC_00258 includes:
- a CDS encoding Lrp/AsnC family transcriptional regulator → MTSPLLDELDRRLIGALHLAPRATWDDIGAILSADAGTLKRRYDRLHEARMVRVIGQADWGMHSTAMPVHVFLDITGETPLAVLDRLRNLPHLQLLAQISGDYPLYAVVHAPSEAATSEAIDRMFSVPGVRRVKALPALSTLRRGITWDPQFLTATERAELLELTGTRTEGTATATPPAKPLSEAERTVVAQLLQDSRASAASIGRAAGLATSTAHRVVRRVLDERWVQPRLEIVSDWLGFQTPFVLRLRIAPGETPDVMRRIDRLPQTRLAAHVASDMSVLATGLVTDRSALALFIDNELARIPGILGVSVDVMLAEPRRYWLDRDLTSGLGMFHAPTLL
- a CDS encoding MFS transporter — translated: MSDALVRSAEAGDSARPRSNAVVAVLAFAGIVVSLMQTLVIPIVPELPKYLDASASNAAWAVTATLLAAAVATPVVGRLGDMFGKRRMLLVSIVLLVSGSVVAAFSDSLVPMIVGRALQGLAAGVVPLGISIMRDVLPSERLAGSTAMMSASLGVGGALGLPSAAFIADNYDWHVLFWVSAVLGAVAFALVLTIVPESKVRTGGRFDLVGSLGLSAALVSLLLAISKGADWGWSSGTTLGLFAVAAVVLVAWGFYELRTSQPLVDLRTTARRQVLFTNLASIAFGFSMFAMSLVLPQLLQLPEQTGYGLGKSMMTVGLVLAPQGLVMMAMAPVSAAITKTKGPKITLMTGAVIVAAGYGLNILLMSEVWHLVLVSCVIGAGVGFAYGAMPALIMGAVPASETAAANSLNTLMRSIGTSFASAVAGVVLAQMTTDFGSVALPSENGFKVVMAIGAGAALLALALAAFLPRQRTAAQAVSPAGDAGDGRAEVTEAAGVKS
- a CDS encoding AbgT family transporter, with protein sequence MSATSAQPQPTEPRSRVMRAAFRSFAAIEKVGNRLPNPFWLFWILAGVVIVLSAVLAAAGVGTVHPGTHDTIEVQSLLSKAGLTTMVEGAVENFATFPPLATILIVGFGIAVAEASGLFTAMLRRMVARVPGKYLTFALSMTAMVAHVAGDAAYVTLIPLGALIYRAAGRSPVLGCIVAYVSISAGYDASPAITTTDVLLSSISTAAAHTIDADYVVTPVANYFFALASSVLVALVITLVVDKVLARRSDLEPDEPVTALTDDELKTIEVTEQQRRALRVTGLVAAGFVALLALALVPASSPLRGENGSIVESPLITGMSLVLFLFFTLVGWVYGRMTGTFRAPADIVDALVEGTRTYAPILVLFFAISQFLAYFKWTNIGNVIAIEGAQTLKDMHLGGWTVLVGIAVLITFMNLVITSGSALWALAAPILVPMLMLIGIEPETTQAVYRVADSVTNCVTPMSPYFAMALGFIQQHKKSAGIGTLASFTIPIAAVVWVAWVAFFVAWYLLGIPLGVG
- a CDS encoding SAM-dependent methyltransferase, which gives rise to MTDHESSTGPAARQRIDTSVPHSARIWNYWLGGKDNYPVDEEAGDAYTAVFPGIVTIARSSRAFLGRSIRHLVEEAGVRQFLDVGTGLPTVDNTHEVAQRLAPESRIVYVDNDPLVLAHARVLLTSSKEGATDYVDSSLYEPDLILAEAARTLDLSRPTALILSGILGHVADYDRARTLVSALVDGLPSGSYLCVNDGSRGTDPAYEAAQDGYNETGAVPYFLRPVSQIEAFFEGLELVEPGVVSVPLWHPEKSDTAPTPIGQHGGLGRKP
- a CDS encoding M20 family metallopeptidase — translated: MTASPAAAALTARAQEVSTEIVGDILALVRQETGSYDLPGLAAGLDLLRELAVRRLGQPDHEHRHPGGECGDTLTMTYTGSGTGAGHVLLVGHYDTVWPTGTLAGWEQPQASDDGREKLGGPGIFDMKTGLAQGIWALKLARESGAPVPTVTFLFNGDEEIGSLSSRPVIEEAAQKADVTLVLEPTAHGAVKTARKGTGIFQVTATGVEAHAGLAPQDGASAVTALSEFVVAAAKVAAPDRGTTINTGLFRGGSAINVVAGQATAGVDIRVGSQAEQDRVDAELDAIEVSDPRVRIEIAHDWNRPPMTLNAASAPLLDLAREVAREQGRGELPDAAVGGASDANFVAALGLPVLCGMGAVGDGAHAQGEFIYPDTVPAQTALVAGLLGRLTQPLRG